The proteins below come from a single Eubacterium limosum genomic window:
- a CDS encoding MATE family efflux transporter, with protein MEKKEEQTKKYEMDMCSGSILKKMLIFAVPLMCSGVLQLLFNAADIVVVGQFAGSNSLAAVGANTSLINLLTNLFLGMSIGANVLVARYYGANQQSQLSKTVHTAIVLSIGSGVILTFLGIFGAKQILIWMQTPAEVLDLAVLYLRIYFIGMTGTMLYNFGAAILRAVGDTKRPLYYLMGAGVVNVVLNLIFVIGFKMDVAGVAAATAIAECIAATLVIRCLMREQSGIRLIPGKLRIDRGSFIKILQIGLPAGFQGVIFSLSNVVIQSSINLFGPVVVAGNSASANIEGFIYIAMNALHQATISFTSQNLGAGQYKRLDRIVITGEVCVLVVGLVLGNLTVFFGNGLLGIYSSSPEVIQAGMQRLLVIGTAYAICGMMDVMVGALRGIGYSVVPMVISLIGACGLRLLWIATIFQIPQYHSPAVIYYSYPITWIITLGALIGCYAYLRRKMNQKLAYSAHQSTKEPAF; from the coding sequence ATGGAAAAGAAAGAGGAACAGACAAAAAAATATGAAATGGATATGTGCAGCGGTTCCATCCTGAAAAAGATGCTGATTTTCGCAGTGCCTTTAATGTGCTCAGGGGTGTTACAGCTGCTTTTTAATGCTGCGGATATTGTAGTGGTTGGTCAGTTCGCCGGCAGCAACTCTCTGGCGGCAGTGGGGGCAAACACCTCGCTTATCAATCTTCTGACCAATCTATTTCTGGGTATGTCCATCGGGGCGAATGTACTGGTCGCCCGCTACTACGGGGCAAATCAGCAGAGCCAGCTGTCAAAAACCGTTCACACCGCCATTGTGCTCAGCATTGGAAGCGGTGTGATCCTGACCTTTCTGGGTATATTCGGGGCAAAACAAATTTTGATCTGGATGCAGACCCCGGCGGAGGTTCTCGATCTTGCGGTGCTTTATCTGCGGATTTACTTTATCGGCATGACCGGCACCATGCTCTATAACTTTGGCGCGGCCATTCTTCGGGCCGTTGGTGACACCAAACGGCCGTTATATTACCTTATGGGCGCTGGTGTTGTCAATGTTGTTTTAAATCTTATCTTTGTCATTGGTTTTAAAATGGATGTGGCAGGTGTCGCTGCGGCTACCGCCATCGCTGAGTGTATTGCTGCGACACTGGTAATCCGCTGCCTCATGCGTGAACAGAGCGGTATCCGCCTGATTCCGGGAAAACTTCGTATCGACCGCGGCAGCTTCATCAAGATTTTACAGATTGGCTTGCCTGCCGGGTTTCAGGGTGTGATCTTCTCGCTGTCCAATGTGGTTATCCAGTCCTCCATCAATCTGTTCGGGCCTGTGGTGGTCGCTGGCAACTCGGCCTCGGCCAATATCGAGGGCTTTATCTACATTGCCATGAATGCTCTGCACCAGGCTACCATCTCCTTTACCAGCCAAAATCTGGGTGCCGGACAGTACAAGCGGCTTGACCGCATCGTCATCACCGGCGAGGTTTGTGTTCTGGTGGTCGGGCTTGTTCTCGGCAACCTGACCGTGTTCTTTGGAAACGGTCTTCTCGGTATTTATTCCTCCAGCCCAGAGGTCATTCAGGCAGGCATGCAGCGTCTTCTGGTCATTGGTACTGCCTATGCCATCTGCGGGATGATGGATGTCATGGTTGGGGCGCTCAGAGGGATCGGCTACTCGGTTGTTCCGATGGTGATCAGTCTCATCGGCGCCTGTGGCTTACGGCTTCTATGGATCGCCACAATCTTTCAGATACCGCAGTATCACTCGCCAGCGGTTATTTACTACTCTTATCCCATCACCTGGATCATTACTCTCGGCGCGCTGATTGGCTGTTATGCTTATTTAAGGCGGAAGATGAATCAAAAACTCGCCTATTCTGCCCACCAAAGTACAAAAGAGCCAGCGTTTTAA
- a CDS encoding DUF4179 domain-containing protein — MKKPFEYEKEYTEALNALHFSKETKERLAEKLIKEETSGGTKKHKQHTHRLPKLAVAGLAAALVLFVSASAYGIMDASEALRGVFGPTADTEIIDKIGRPIGASATDNGVTITADAVMCDGYNFAITYSIARDDGTAFDIAQVDGSSGLLDVFFGMENTNFGTFSGSHGSSYFYDADPGDHTIQYVEKWSYDEPVNPGKTVKVTFTDLKTSADTGDNSDSFRTIAQGTWTLKFEMNFETLSAELPAGQSFELNSMVGTINSVMVSPLGYRFEYTLNDKARFDEAPNGKSPDQHGQEWAKFDVPRSLNLSDGTVYDLSEGGGSIDTTGDKTVCIRSGVFDEIIPLEKIVSVNIGGVDIPVQ, encoded by the coding sequence ATGAAAAAACCATTTGAATATGAAAAAGAATACACCGAAGCTTTAAACGCGCTTCATTTTTCAAAAGAAACAAAGGAACGCCTGGCTGAAAAACTGATAAAGGAAGAAACATCAGGCGGTACAAAAAAACACAAACAACATACACATCGCCTTCCAAAGCTGGCAGTAGCTGGCCTGGCGGCAGCTCTGGTGCTGTTTGTCAGCGCCAGCGCCTACGGTATAATGGATGCCAGCGAGGCGTTGCGCGGTGTGTTTGGTCCAACTGCGGACACTGAAATCATCGACAAAATTGGCCGCCCCATCGGTGCATCTGCTACAGACAACGGGGTGACAATTACCGCCGACGCCGTTATGTGTGATGGGTATAATTTCGCAATCACCTACTCCATTGCCAGAGATGACGGAACCGCCTTTGACATTGCCCAAGTAGATGGCAGCAGCGGTCTGCTGGATGTGTTCTTCGGGATGGAAAACACAAATTTTGGTACTTTCAGCGGTTCACACGGCAGCTCATATTTTTATGACGCAGATCCAGGCGACCACACTATCCAGTATGTTGAAAAGTGGTCCTATGACGAGCCGGTTAATCCTGGAAAAACCGTGAAGGTCACATTTACCGATCTTAAAACCTCTGCGGACACAGGTGATAACAGCGACAGCTTCCGCACAATCGCCCAAGGTACCTGGACCCTGAAATTTGAGATGAATTTTGAAACCCTTTCGGCAGAACTACCGGCCGGACAATCCTTTGAACTGAATAGTATGGTCGGGACCATCAACTCCGTTATGGTCTCTCCTCTCGGCTACCGTTTTGAATACACCCTCAATGATAAAGCCCGTTTTGATGAAGCGCCAAACGGAAAATCGCCAGACCAGCACGGACAGGAGTGGGCAAAATTCGATGTGCCAAGATCTCTTAACCTGTCCGACGGCACCGTCTATGATTTATCTGAGGGCGGTGGTAGTATTGACACCACTGGCGATAAGACCGTCTGTATCCGCAGCGGTGTATTTGACGAAATCATTCCCCTCGAAAAAATTGTATCCGTCAATATCGGTGGTGTGGATATCCCTGTACAATAA
- a CDS encoding RNA polymerase sigma factor: MKSFDKDEAERIVNAYSDLILRLSYTYLKSTHDAEDICQTVLLKFMTNEKAFDSPEHERAWIIRVTANACKDLLRRLQRCHTVCLEDVAEIPAPQVPESDVLEAVMALPLKYREAIYLYYYEDYTAREIGKALGQSVATVNAHLSRGRKKLRTILGGEYYEKTI; encoded by the coding sequence ATGAAATCATTTGACAAGGACGAGGCCGAACGGATTGTAAATGCTTATTCCGATTTAATCCTCAGGCTTAGCTATACATATCTTAAATCGACACATGACGCAGAGGATATCTGCCAGACCGTCTTACTAAAGTTTATGACAAACGAAAAAGCCTTTGACAGCCCTGAGCATGAACGCGCATGGATCATCCGGGTCACTGCCAATGCCTGTAAGGATCTGCTGCGGAGGCTTCAGCGCTGCCACACAGTCTGCCTTGAGGACGTCGCTGAAATTCCTGCGCCACAGGTGCCTGAAAGTGATGTGCTGGAGGCGGTAATGGCACTGCCGCTAAAATACCGTGAGGCCATCTATCTGTATTATTACGAAGACTATACAGCACGCGAAATCGGAAAGGCACTTGGCCAGAGTGTTGCCACTGTCAACGCACATCTGAGCCGGGGCCGTAAAAAATTACGCACTATATTAGGAGGCGAGTATTATGAAAAAACCATTTGA
- a CDS encoding homing endonuclease associated repeat-containing protein, with protein MRREKKYSDECLLNILRFKTEELGRTPKCREVPRYWTIIRRFGSWNGALECAGVQVCSINQRKVKQ; from the coding sequence ATGCGAAGAGAAAAAAAGTATAGTGACGAATGTTTGCTGAATATTTTGAGATTTAAAACTGAAGAGTTAGGTAGAACGCCAAAATGCCGAGAGGTTCCAAGATATTGGACAATTATTCGACGGTTTGGTTCGTGGAATGGTGCCTTAGAATGTGCAGGTGTTCAAGTTTGTTCGATTAATCAAAGAAAGGTTAAGCAATAA
- a CDS encoding DEAD/DEAH box helicase family protein has product MNEYTLRPYQKKYIEALPEEDAVLVRMAKGLGKTVMFSQIPRRGRMLILSHRKELVHQPQKYFECSFEIEQGPEHSQSEKVLPPKKQQIRR; this is encoded by the coding sequence GTGAATGAATACACATTGAGGCCCTATCAAAAAAAATACATTGAAGCGTTACCAGAAGAAGATGCGGTTTTAGTCCGTATGGCGAAAGGGCTGGGAAAGACCGTTATGTTTTCACAAATTCCCCGCCGTGGAAGGATGCTGATACTTTCGCATCGAAAGGAACTGGTGCATCAACCTCAAAAGTATTTTGAGTGTTCTTTTGAAATTGAACAGGGCCCGGAACACAGTCAAAGTGAGAAAGTTTTACCTCCAAAGAAGCAGCAGATCAGGCGTTGA
- a CDS encoding xylulokinase has protein sequence MNPLIAGIDLGTTAMKIAIFDTKGKIQGNATIEYQLYTPQSYFVESDPTIYMAAIEKGFKQLEEQGVNLNEVTAIGFSLQSETMFFVDGNCNPLRNSISWMDNRAVKQSEYLTQKYGNELCYKHTGQVSWGANWPITKALWVKENEPDVFAKTKKILLIEDFIIHHLTGRYVSDCSMLSSTLYWDITTKKYWQPMLDELGMTEENFPEILEPGEVAGTILPEMAERLGLNSNVKVCTGAMDNAIGAVGVGAVRPGMFSESIGSTLAVCVPTNKIIYDDNRQMPIHYYPVKDTYMMHTFTSGGICLRWYRDNFCQLEMACAKMLKEDSYDLMTKQAAQTPPGAEGLSFLPHLSGSLAPDVNPHATGIFLGLTMIHKKGHFIRAIMESLGYLVRRNIEALSAMGIEVEEIRAFGGGSKSSVWNQIKADILQKPICITNSKEAACLGAAILAGKAIGLFESVEEAADNMVEVVERYEPNPNNQSIYDKGYAIYKEMQSDCVDLFEAIVQE, from the coding sequence ATGAATCCGTTGATTGCAGGCATTGACCTTGGCACTACTGCCATGAAAATTGCCATTTTTGATACAAAAGGTAAAATACAAGGTAACGCAACAATAGAGTACCAGCTTTATACACCACAGAGTTATTTCGTAGAATCAGACCCAACCATCTATATGGCTGCCATTGAAAAAGGGTTTAAACAGCTTGAAGAACAGGGAGTGAATTTAAATGAAGTGACCGCAATTGGCTTTTCCTTACAAAGTGAAACAATGTTCTTTGTAGATGGAAACTGTAATCCGTTGCGCAACTCTATTAGTTGGATGGATAACCGTGCAGTTAAACAATCCGAATATTTAACACAAAAATATGGTAATGAACTTTGCTATAAACATACCGGGCAAGTAAGTTGGGGAGCAAATTGGCCAATCACGAAAGCACTGTGGGTAAAAGAAAATGAACCGGACGTCTTTGCTAAAACAAAGAAAATTCTTCTGATTGAGGATTTCATAATCCATCATCTAACAGGCCGCTATGTATCAGATTGTTCAATGCTCAGCTCTACATTATACTGGGACATCACTACAAAAAAATATTGGCAGCCAATGTTGGATGAGTTGGGCATGACAGAAGAAAACTTTCCTGAAATCTTAGAACCAGGTGAAGTAGCAGGTACTATCTTACCAGAAATGGCCGAAAGGCTAGGTTTGAATTCCAACGTAAAAGTTTGTACTGGTGCTATGGACAACGCCATTGGTGCTGTAGGCGTTGGTGCAGTTCGTCCTGGTATGTTTTCGGAAAGTATCGGATCTACTCTGGCAGTATGTGTGCCAACCAATAAAATCATTTATGACGATAACCGCCAGATGCCAATCCATTATTATCCAGTCAAAGATACATATATGATGCATACTTTTACTTCAGGAGGAATATGCCTGCGTTGGTATCGTGATAATTTTTGTCAGCTTGAAATGGCCTGTGCAAAAATGCTCAAAGAAGACAGTTACGATCTGATGACAAAACAGGCGGCGCAAACACCCCCAGGAGCAGAAGGGTTAAGCTTTCTGCCGCATTTAAGTGGCTCTCTTGCGCCCGATGTGAATCCCCACGCAACGGGAATTTTCCTTGGACTTACAATGATACATAAAAAAGGACACTTTATCCGCGCGATTATGGAATCCTTGGGTTATCTTGTCCGTAGAAATATCGAGGCGCTCTCTGCAATGGGAATCGAAGTGGAAGAAATTCGTGCCTTTGGCGGCGGATCCAAGAGTTCTGTATGGAACCAAATTAAAGCTGATATTCTTCAGAAACCTATTTGCATCACGAACAGCAAAGAAGCGGCTTGTTTAGGTGCTGCAATTTTAGCCGGTAAAGCTATTGGATTATTTGAAAGCGTAGAAGAAGCTGCTGATAATATGGTAGAAGTAGTTGAACGGTATGAACCAAACCCAAATAATCAATCGATTTATGATAAAGGTTACGCCATTTATAAAGAAATGCAAAGTGACTGCGTAGATCTTTTTGAAGCGATTGTACAAGAATAA
- a CDS encoding DUF5050 domain-containing protein, translated as MKRNSTLSNKKYILLLLGVFIAAIVLFFLLKGTIDLTELGKTVKSPTDTEDNLSYGKKYHPSSNHILERDKIVIKNFGSELKAQDLATGTCVEACSIAEKSNETICYFSEYSGYFYMFDGKNVYRAVVNTPQQLRTTVENCIKFEPMGNYLYSLKEHHGERHLFRCSITGAYEEMLFQDTIENFWASDGNLLMQLSNGHYRWYNLISQNNLEHTLPESAQNISLNGDYMFYLSKADGVVYRRFCNSTEDTALPFSSVTNYNAANGKVGLLISNSDRRIQAAWCQSDGSSAHIFEDRFFSQESIIDIAENHLFVTEENGATWATSLDNEEWYQLFDDADSN; from the coding sequence ATGAAAAGGAATTCTACATTATCGAATAAAAAATATATTCTGCTTTTATTGGGAGTTTTTATTGCTGCCATCGTCCTGTTCTTTCTCCTTAAGGGAACAATTGATCTGACAGAGCTTGGTAAAACAGTAAAAAGTCCAACCGATACGGAAGATAATCTCTCTTATGGAAAAAAATACCACCCATCCTCCAATCATATACTTGAAAGGGATAAAATTGTCATCAAAAATTTTGGTTCCGAACTGAAAGCACAGGATCTGGCGACGGGCACCTGTGTGGAGGCATGCAGTATTGCTGAAAAGAGTAATGAAACTATTTGTTATTTTTCAGAATACTCAGGATATTTTTATATGTTTGACGGAAAAAATGTGTATCGTGCCGTGGTCAACACGCCACAGCAACTTAGAACAACGGTAGAAAATTGTATAAAGTTTGAACCAATGGGAAATTATCTTTATTCACTAAAAGAACATCACGGAGAGCGTCATCTCTTTCGTTGCAGTATCACAGGAGCCTACGAAGAAATGCTCTTCCAAGATACAATAGAGAATTTTTGGGCCAGTGACGGCAATCTACTCATGCAGCTTTCCAACGGGCACTACCGCTGGTATAATCTCATATCACAAAACAATTTAGAGCATACCTTGCCAGAATCCGCACAAAATATTAGTCTGAATGGCGATTATATGTTTTATTTATCAAAAGCAGATGGTGTTGTATATCGACGGTTCTGTAATTCAACCGAAGATACTGCTCTTCCCTTTTCGTCTGTTACGAATTATAACGCTGCCAATGGGAAAGTTGGGTTGCTTATATCGAATTCAGATAGGCGTATACAGGCCGCTTGGTGTCAAAGCGATGGTTCAAGTGCACATATTTTTGAAGATCGCTTCTTTTCTCAGGAAAGCATTATAGATATAGCAGAAAATCATCTTTTTGTAACAGAAGAAAATGGTGCAACTTGGGCCACATCGTTAGATAACGAAGAATGGTATCAATTATTCGATGATGCAGATTCAAATTAG
- a CDS encoding ethanolamine utilization protein EutH, whose product MISQIIVYIMVIFMAVAAIDRMFGNRLGLGQEFEEGFNAMGALTLGMAGIMVTVDLIGAVLTPTVGALFSAIGADPSMAGSLILSIDTGGYALAHAIQPNNADIANFSAIILASMMGPTIAFGIPVCLGIMQPSDKRFLAIGTMSGIVCIPFACIVGGLVAGFDIGMVLINMVPVLIFAVLIALGLKFIPTGMIKGFNIFAKFMIAYLSFFLGLAIVQELTPIHLIELRPLSEVWGVIGSIAMMLAGAYPLVKVLTKVLGKPLGKLGAMIGINDVAVAGLIACCANSIPAYSMLKDMDNKGKVINIAFACCAAFALGDHLGFCAGVEPDLIAAMVAAKLFGGVLCVLSAIFFMNLDKKQLEDIPEATI is encoded by the coding sequence ATGATTAGTCAAATAATTGTTTATATTATGGTCATCTTCATGGCGGTTGCTGCCATTGATCGGATGTTTGGGAACAGACTCGGTCTTGGTCAGGAATTCGAAGAAGGCTTCAACGCCATGGGTGCTCTGACTCTTGGAATGGCTGGGATCATGGTTACAGTAGACTTAATTGGCGCTGTGCTCACACCAACTGTTGGGGCTCTGTTTTCAGCGATCGGAGCTGACCCAAGCATGGCGGGATCACTAATTCTCTCTATTGATACCGGAGGATATGCATTAGCTCATGCCATTCAACCAAACAACGCTGACATTGCGAACTTTTCAGCCATCATTTTGGCATCAATGATGGGACCAACGATCGCTTTTGGAATTCCCGTTTGTCTTGGAATTATGCAACCAAGTGATAAACGTTTTCTAGCTATTGGAACTATGTCTGGAATTGTCTGTATTCCTTTCGCATGTATAGTCGGTGGCTTAGTTGCTGGCTTTGATATAGGGATGGTATTGATCAACATGGTACCTGTGCTGATCTTTGCAGTTTTGATTGCGTTAGGACTAAAATTTATTCCGACAGGCATGATCAAAGGTTTTAATATTTTCGCAAAATTTATGATTGCATACCTAAGCTTTTTCCTCGGTTTAGCAATTGTACAAGAACTGACTCCAATTCACCTGATTGAATTACGTCCATTATCTGAAGTATGGGGCGTTATCGGATCAATTGCCATGATGCTGGCCGGTGCTTATCCACTGGTTAAAGTCTTAACAAAAGTCTTAGGCAAACCGCTCGGTAAACTCGGTGCGATGATCGGTATTAACGATGTTGCCGTAGCAGGACTGATTGCCTGCTGTGCCAACTCAATTCCTGCATATAGTATGCTAAAAGATATGGATAATAAAGGTAAGGTCATTAATATTGCTTTTGCTTGTTGTGCAGCCTTTGCACTCGGCGATCATCTAGGCTTTTGCGCAGGTGTAGAACCCGATTTAATTGCAGCGATGGTGGCCGCAAAACTTTTTGGTGGTGTTCTTTGTGTACTTTCAGCGATTTTCTTTATGAATTTAGATAAAAAACAGTTGGAGGATATTCCCGAAGCAACCATTTGA
- a CDS encoding NAD(P)/FAD-dependent oxidoreductase produces the protein MWDAVIIGAGISGCSVARELARYDLKVLVLEKGHDLCAGTTRGNSATVHAGYDPDPGSNKAIYNVQGSRMYQKLCEELDVPYVQNGMIVFATNDEQMEEVRRLYKVGCQNGVKTEICDRKRVLEIEPDMGEGVIGGLWVPESAMVCPYNLVFAMAENAARNGVVFKTGCAALKVKMSDDVWVVTTSEGEERTRYIFNCAGTHADKFNNMVSRDTFKIIPREGQHLILDRDLSQYTKTTICQTPEKLTTGGHTKGMGLMPSVDGTIILGCNADDVEDPDFSDNTKEGMDKILNYFEKKWQYLPISKHVSKFPRDAVITAYGGSRAHPDRDDFILGEPEDALNFINLAGIESPGVTAAPAIAIDMVKILVEREQPPVNPNYKIGREVKKTFRTMNVEERKKAIAKDPDYARIVCRCEQITEAEIRDAIRRPVGARSIGAVKMRVRSGMGRCQGGFCSPRVMEILCEELGKTPLEITQSGGNSYILMEKACMKNGGNV, from the coding sequence ATGTGGGATGCAGTTATAATCGGAGCGGGAATTAGTGGATGCTCTGTTGCAAGAGAACTTGCCAGATATGATCTGAAAGTTCTGGTTTTAGAGAAAGGGCATGATCTATGCGCTGGCACAACCCGTGGAAATTCTGCGACTGTTCATGCTGGATATGATCCTGATCCTGGATCCAATAAAGCGATTTATAATGTACAAGGCAGTCGTATGTATCAAAAACTTTGTGAAGAACTCGATGTTCCTTATGTTCAAAATGGTATGATCGTTTTTGCAACTAACGATGAGCAAATGGAGGAAGTAAGGCGGCTTTACAAAGTGGGATGTCAAAATGGCGTAAAAACAGAAATATGCGATAGAAAGCGCGTTTTGGAAATTGAACCGGATATGGGGGAAGGCGTTATTGGAGGTCTTTGGGTTCCAGAAAGTGCGATGGTTTGTCCCTACAATCTGGTATTCGCGATGGCTGAAAATGCCGCTAGAAATGGTGTGGTTTTTAAAACAGGTTGTGCAGCTCTGAAAGTAAAAATGAGTGATGACGTCTGGGTTGTTACAACTTCTGAGGGTGAAGAACGAACTCGCTACATTTTTAATTGTGCAGGTACACATGCAGATAAATTTAATAATATGGTATCAAGAGATACGTTCAAGATTATTCCACGTGAGGGACAACATCTAATCTTAGATCGCGATCTTTCGCAATACACTAAAACAACCATTTGTCAGACTCCGGAAAAACTTACAACTGGTGGGCATACCAAAGGCATGGGATTGATGCCTTCCGTGGATGGCACAATTATCCTTGGCTGTAATGCTGATGATGTGGAGGATCCTGATTTTTCTGATAATACTAAAGAAGGGATGGACAAAATTCTCAATTATTTTGAAAAAAAATGGCAATATCTTCCAATTAGCAAGCATGTTTCAAAATTTCCTCGAGATGCTGTGATCACAGCTTACGGCGGGAGTCGTGCACACCCTGACCGTGATGACTTTATTTTGGGCGAACCGGAGGATGCGTTGAATTTTATCAATTTGGCTGGAATTGAATCGCCCGGTGTAACGGCGGCTCCTGCGATAGCGATTGATATGGTTAAAATACTGGTTGAACGTGAACAGCCTCCTGTAAATCCAAATTATAAAATCGGCCGTGAGGTCAAAAAAACTTTTCGTACCATGAACGTAGAAGAGCGGAAAAAAGCCATAGCTAAAGATCCTGATTACGCGCGTATCGTCTGTCGATGTGAACAGATCACCGAAGCGGAAATTCGTGATGCAATCCGACGTCCGGTAGGGGCACGTAGTATTGGAGCTGTAAAAATGCGGGTACGCTCCGGAATGGGACGATGTCAAGGTGGATTTTGTAGCCCCCGGGTTATGGAGATCCTTTGTGAGGAATTGGGAAAAACACCTTTGGAAATCACCCAGTCAGGTGGCAATTCTTATATTTTAATGGAAAAAGCATGTATGAAAAACGGAGGAAATGTCTGA
- a CDS encoding NAD(P)/FAD-dependent oxidoreductase has translation MKKDLVIIGGGAAGLSAAVEAKEQGIRDILVLERSPYLGGILRQCIHNGFGVHKYKEDLTGVEFAYRISSEALNADVECLTNTFALNISHQKVISVIHPEKGLFEIQAKAIILAMGCRERSRGALMIPGKRIAGIITAGTAQHYLNIDGYLPGKNIVILGSGDIGLIMARQFVMEGARVEHVVEIMPYSGGLARNISQCLEDFDIPISYNSTIVDIQGKGRVEQVTIAKVDENRCPIPGTEFERPCDTLLISAGLIPENELTRAAGIELSETTKGAVVDDNLMSSLEGVFSCGNVLHVHDLVDFVSMEGTKAGRNAARYLKMGAVENKAVSVKDGFGVNGVVPQKILFDGDDEVEFMFRPKNKYKNCKICIDVDGNCIKEMKKMVVTPGEMCSFRVERTLLNQAEQDITVRLEV, from the coding sequence ATGAAAAAAGATCTAGTAATTATTGGTGGAGGTGCCGCAGGCCTTTCAGCAGCCGTGGAAGCTAAAGAGCAGGGAATTCGAGATATCCTTGTTCTTGAACGTAGTCCCTATCTCGGAGGGATTTTGAGACAGTGTATCCATAATGGATTTGGCGTTCACAAGTATAAAGAGGATTTGACGGGTGTTGAGTTTGCCTATAGAATTTCGTCGGAGGCACTTAATGCCGACGTTGAGTGTCTTACAAACACTTTTGCTTTAAATATTTCTCATCAAAAAGTTATCAGTGTCATTCATCCAGAAAAAGGACTTTTTGAGATTCAGGCCAAAGCGATTATTCTTGCCATGGGATGTAGGGAACGTTCCCGAGGCGCCCTAATGATCCCAGGAAAACGTATTGCCGGTATTATCACGGCGGGGACGGCCCAACATTATTTAAATATAGATGGTTATCTTCCAGGGAAAAATATTGTTATTCTAGGATCTGGTGATATTGGGCTTATCATGGCGAGACAGTTTGTTATGGAAGGAGCCCGTGTAGAACATGTTGTAGAAATTATGCCTTATTCTGGAGGTTTAGCAAGAAATATTTCCCAATGTCTAGAGGATTTTGACATTCCGATTAGTTATAATAGTACCATTGTTGACATTCAAGGAAAAGGGCGTGTGGAACAGGTGACTATCGCTAAAGTGGATGAAAATCGCTGTCCAATTCCAGGTACAGAGTTTGAACGCCCCTGTGATACACTTTTGATTTCAGCTGGCTTGATTCCAGAAAATGAGTTAACTAGAGCTGCCGGTATTGAATTATCCGAAACGACTAAAGGTGCAGTTGTTGATGATAATCTGATGAGCTCTCTTGAGGGAGTCTTTTCATGTGGAAATGTGCTCCATGTACATGATTTAGTAGATTTTGTGAGCATGGAAGGGACAAAAGCAGGCAGAAATGCTGCGCGTTATCTGAAAATGGGGGCGGTTGAAAACAAAGCTGTTTCTGTAAAGGATGGATTTGGTGTCAATGGTGTCGTTCCACAAAAGATTCTTTTTGATGGCGATGATGAGGTAGAGTTTATGTTTCGACCAAAGAATAAGTATAAAAACTGCAAAATATGTATTGATGTAGATGGGAACTGTATTAAGGAGATGAAAAAAATGGTGGTGACGCCTGGAGAAATGTGCTCATTTAGGGTTGAACGCACTTTGCTTAATCAGGCAGAACAAGATATTACGGTTCGGTTGGAGGTATGA
- a CDS encoding DUF1667 domain-containing protein, which produces MVKTKQLICINCPMGCRLNVEIDKSRVLSVNGNICKRGEKFAFQEALEPLRILTSLMRIEGYEKPFSVKTSSPIPKRMLFDCIEQIFSNPVERSKLPIHVGDVIISDVCGSGTDIIATQEVIL; this is translated from the coding sequence ATGGTGAAAACAAAGCAGTTAATTTGTATCAACTGTCCTATGGGATGTCGCTTAAATGTTGAGATAGATAAAAGCCGCGTTCTCTCTGTTAATGGTAATATCTGTAAGCGCGGTGAAAAGTTTGCGTTTCAGGAGGCGTTGGAACCGCTTAGAATTTTGACTTCTTTGATGCGAATTGAAGGGTATGAAAAGCCATTCAGTGTCAAAACATCTTCACCGATTCCTAAACGTATGCTTTTTGATTGCATTGAGCAAATTTTTTCAAATCCGGTTGAGCGTTCAAAACTTCCCATTCATGTGGGTGATGTAATTATTTCGGATGTCTGTGGCAGTGGAACAGATATTATTGCTACTCAAGAAGTTATTCTTTGA